The stretch of DNA TTGAATACAAGATGGAAGTAGGCGGCACCGGCGGGTATGGTCATCGTCTGTCTGGCTGTTGCCGGCTGGCTCATCATGAAAGTTCCGTCAGCACGATAGAAATAAACGGTAAAGCCGCCAGGCAGATTTATCAGATTGGAAATTTCAAAGGTCCGCTCTGTCTTGAAGATGGGATTGGTGAAATAAATTCCTTCTTTGGTCCGGATTTTTGTGCTATCGCTCCGCGGTTGACCGCTGCCGTCGATCCCTCCGGATACGAAGCTGGCGGCATACAGATCCTTGAACATCGTTCCGTAGCCTCCAAGCACCAGGCCGTCTCCGGTGAAGTACATCGCTTTAACTCCATCTATAGTTGTATTCGCCGCGCCTTCGACAAAGATGCCGTACCCTCCTTCGTGAGTGCCTGAATTATGAGGCTCCCTCTGGGAATAGTCATGAGTCAGCTTGTCGCCAAGGTAAGTTCCGCCGCGAAGCGTTACATTGCTCGCGCCGTATCCGACATACATGACATCGTATCTTTCCTTGCCGTTGGTCTCTTTCTGAAGGATCGCATCCATCGGCAGGTCAAACAGCATATTGCCAACCATGGCGATCCGGCTATCCTTGTCGATCAGATAGGTTCCAGGTGGAAGCGTTGTTGCCGTAATGCCATTCTGATGTGCCCAGGCCAGTGCATTATTGATGCCTTTAACCGTCTCCACCGGATGTGTTCCATCGTTATAGATTCCCCACCGGGCCAGATCAATCAAATAATGCGTGGGCGATGCCGACGCGGTGCCGCTAAGGGGCGAACGGTTTCCGCTAGTATCCACGGCCTCCACTTGGATATTGTATTTTGTACCGAAATCCAGGCCTGAGGCCACGTAAAAATTCTGAATGAGAGGCTCTGTATTCATTTGCTGTCCGTTAACATACACATTGTAACCGGCCAAGTCGCTCTCCGTATTAGCCGCCCAGGAGACCGAAACTTTACTTGGACCGCCCGCCGCGGATACCTGTACAGGTGCTGCCGGTTGAGTAATATCCTTTGTCCGGATGGAAAGAGTAATTCCTTGTGATGCATTGCCGCTTCTATCCACCGTTCGGAGAGTAAAGGAATAGTCCGTTTCCCCTAAGAGTCCGCCTGCTTTGTAGCTTCCGCTTGTTGAAGAGCCGATCAGTACGCCATCCAGATAAATATCGACATGGTCAAAGTCGGGAGAAGCTGGGTTATTCCAGGTCAGCGTGACCGATTTGCCATCATCCACAGCGCTCACCTGGCTGATTTCAGCGGGAGCCGAGCTGTCCACGGCCTGCGGAGTGACATCTACCGTAACCGACGGCTCCGATTCAAGCTCGTTGCCGTTTACGGCGGTCACATACAGACTATAATTCTGACCGTTGTTCAGCCCGTCCAGCGTGTAAGTGGCGTCAGTTACCGCAGCGGTATTATATTGGCGGCCGTCCAGATAGACATTGTAGCCAATGATGCCGCTCTCGTCATTCTCCGTCCAGTGCAGCAGCGCAGCGCCATCCGAGGCGGCAGCGGACAGTGCGGCCGGAGGAGACGGAAGGCTGGCGGGATCCATTGTCACTTGCAGCTCTGTGCCGCTGGATTCAAGGCCGGACATATTCACGGTTTTTAATACATACTTGTAGACCGAGCCTGGAAGAAGACCGGCTTCCTGATAGAACGCATCGGTTGTTGTTGCCTTCAGGATTCCTTCCTTATAAATGTTTACCGCCTTAAAGCCCGGATAGGACGGATTGATCCAGGTAAATGACAACCGGGTATCATCGTTGTAGGGCTTCAAACCGGAAACTTCCTGCAGGATGGGTGCCTGGCTCGGAGAGGGAGTCGGCTCGGGAGCAGGGGTCAAGCTGGGCTCCGGCGCCGGCTCGGGCTCCGGTTCAGGAGCAGGAGCACCCGTGACCGGCTCGGGAGAGGCGGAAGGCAGCGGCGATGGCGAAGGAGTGGGAGCAGGCGCAGCACCTCCGCCGCCGCCGATCGGCGCCCCGCCTCCAGCGCCGACGGGAGAGCCGGAACCCGCATCAGCCGGTCCGCCTGCTGAGACATCCGCTGTCTTTGCTGCGGATGGGCTGGCCGATGGCTCAGCCGATTTCTCCGGCGAGCCGGCAGCGGCGCCGATCCGCAGATCCTGATAGAGCGCTCTCGCGAGCAGAGCGGTGAATTCGATGCGGGTCACCTTTTTGGACGGCTGAAATCTGCCGTTCTCGTCTCCGACCGCAATGCCGTTTGCGATCAGTTTGGAAATGAAAGGGGCGGCCCAGTGGTTGCCGATATCGGCAACGCGGCTGGCGGTGTCTGTGCCCTGGCTGTCCAGCTTAAAGGCGCGTGCGATCAGAACGGCGCTGTCGGCCCGGGTCAGCGTATCTCCAGGGTGGAACGATCCGTCCATATATCCGGTAATGAGATTATTCTCCTTCGCAGCCTCGATGTAAGGATAAGCCCAATACGATGAGGGAACATCGGGAGGAGCCTGCTGCGAGTCCGAATCCGCATTCGCGTCAACTTCGATATGGCTTGCCTGCACAATAAGCTTTACGGCTTCCGCCCGGGTAATCGGCTTGTCTGGGCGAAAGGTTCCGTCATTATAGCCTCCGATAAGCTGCTGCTCTTGTAACCGCGATATTTCTTTCTGGGCCCAGTGCTTGGGCGAAATATCGGAGAATAGCGCCGGACTCGCCGCCTTCGCTTGGGGGGACGCCGGCGCCAAAATGGCCGCAATAAGAAACATAATAAGGAGAACTGCTGTCTTCTTCATAAGGATTCCTCTCTCTTAATTTTAGAGATTTTATCATTGGCAATTGTTGCCTGATTTAGTTTATCGGTATTTGCAATTGCGCTTTTAAGACAAAAAACGGGCGAATTAAGGGAAAAATGGGGGGTCTAAAGGACCGTTTTTTGAAGATAGGACTTAAGCCTTTCCATTCGAAAAAAAACATGATAGTCTAAAATAGACAGTTCGTTTTAAAGAACGAATGCTGCGCGGATTGAATCTTGAACAGGAGGAAGGGACAGGAATGCGCAAACAATTGTGGAAGTTCATTCTGCCTATAATCGTTGTGCTGCTTGGATTGCTGCCGCTGGAGATATATGGCCAGGATTCCCCGAATCCGCCGGAAGCGACGATTAATTTAGCCAAATGGAATATCTACAATGACGGAACTCATCCCGTGGAAACGACCAAAGGCATTAACGAAGCGCTAAGAAGTCTGCATAACGACGGGGTTAAAATGGTGACGCTGCCATCCGGAACATACTTGATTGATAAGGACAGCCGGATCAACATGGTCAGCGATATGATGTTTATTATGCCGGATGACGCCGTGCTGCAAAAGGAAGCGAGCGGAAAAGAACGGTACGAAACGATGTTCTTGGGCTATGGGGTCAACAATGTAACGCTCCAGGGCGGAACTTACAGCGGCGATAAGCAGCAGCATGATTTCTCAAAGAAGGATAATCCCCACAGCGCGGGCACGCATGAGAACGGGTACGGCATTTTGCTTGAAGGTGCGTCAAATGTTGTGATCGACGGCGTCAAGACCGTTAATTTTACCGGAGACGGGATGGCGATTGGCGGCGTTGGCAAATTAATTAAGGATCTGTATGAGGGATGGTTTGTTTCCGGAGCGCTCGATGCAAAAGGAAATGCGGTGAGCGATAAGAATAAAGTGCGCACCAAAAAGCCGATTCCGCTTACCGCGCCAATCCTGCAATCGGAGAAGCTCTTTGAAATTTCCAATGTCCAAAAACTGGCGCCTTCATTCGAGGTCTATTTCTACCAAAATAATGGGAAGTTTATCAAGAAAATATCGGCCAAGGTCCGGGATCAAATGGCTATTCCAACCGGAGCCGCCTACTGCCATCTGGTATTTAATCAAGCATCGTATAAGGGCGGCTACCTGGAAGTATGGAACCGTGTCGTCAGCCGGAATATTACCGTCCGGAACTCGGAGTCCGCATTCAACCGGCGTCAGGGAATTACGGTCGGCGGAGCAGACAACGTTCTGATTACTGGAAGTTTATTTCATGACATAAAGGGAACAGCGCCGCAATCCGGCATTGATGTGGAAGGAGGATATGGGGAGAATGGCTACCTGAATACAAACATCACGATTAAAAACAACCAATTCTATAACAACGCCGTGTACGATGTCATTCTTTATGACGGCCGGAACGCATGGGTGGACGGCAATCATTTTGCTTCCAAGGAAGCCATCGGACTTGCGGTCTCCCCGCCATTTACAAACGCCTGGGTATCCGGTAACCATTTCGACGGTGCGCGCATTTATGCTTATCACGATGTCACCTTACGGAACAACGAGCTGAATGATTCCATCACCTATTTCGAAGGGCCGAATATCGTCATTGATGGAATGGAGATCACGAACGGCACACTCGCCTTGAGCGCAAAGGATGCTTACGGAATCAAGGTCTCCAATGTCAATATCAACATTACGAAAAAAGTGGATGCGGGCCTAAGCATCAGCAAGAACCCTCTGCGCCTGTCCAATGTCACGATTACCGGGGAGCCGGCTCTGCGGAGCTTTACCGGAAATACGGTTTCCGGAAGCGTATTTGATCATCTGAAGATCACCCGCTATAACTCCGCATATGGGCTTTCTCTACCGCCGGGGACCTATAAAGATTGCCAGTTTGAAGCATCCGAGGAAGGGAAGTTCGGCACGCTTTCAGCTGTTCTGGCCGGAGATTATGTGTTTGACGGCTGTACCTTCAAAGGTAACGTCCAAGGTGCGGGTCTGCTGTACGCAGAGAATAAGCAATTAAATCTGACGGTGAAGAACTCCACATTTGAACTGCCCGGCAGCGCGCAGGCTGTCAGTATCCAGGCGGCTCGAAGCGCCGTTGTGGAGAATAATGTTGTGAATGCCAATAACCTTGCCTCAAACAGTACGGAGCTTATCAAAATCAACGATTACTGGAAGCGGAACGATCCATACGATGTGCTGAGCGCGGTGATTCGGAAGAACAAAATTACAACCAATCTGCCGGCAAAAGGAATCTCGACCGAGTATGCGGGCGTGGGGGCACCTCCTTATACGATAGAGGATAACATTCTTGTTAAAGCGAAGCTCTCGCTAAAAGCAAATGATAGATTCAATAATAATATATTGCAGTAATGTCTATATTGATCGGGCGAAGGAACTGCTCCATTTGTCATTAAAGTGACATATGGGGCGGTTCTTTTTGATTTGAAAAATAAGGAAAAAAGCGATATACTCGTGAAGTGAAGTACGTTTGTTCATTATATGAACATTTGTACATAGAGTGTGAAGGGATGTGCATGCCCGCATTATGACGGAGAAGAATAAGGATCGCTTCCGGTTATTAGTGAAGATTTGCCAGCTGTATTACGAGGAAGGCCTGAATCAAATGGAAATCGCCAAACGTCTGGGGATATCCCGTCCTCATGTAAGCCGGATGCTGACAGTCGCCAAGAATGAAGGGATTGTACGTATTTCGATCAATAACCCGTTTTCAGCCGAACAAGAACTTGAAAAATCAATCATCGGCGCCTTCGGTATTCAAGACGCGCTGGTTGTCGATTCTTCTGAGACAGAACCTGCCGGGCTTCCTGCCCTGCTGGGCCGAACCGGCGCCGCTCTGATCGAATCCGTACTGAGGGATGGCGATATAGTCGGCGTTATGGCAGGACATACGATAGGCTGCGCAGCCGAGGAGACGGATTACTTCGCACGGGATGGACTGCAATTTGTCCCCCTGGTCGGAGGGTGGGGATCGGATGGCGCCGCCTGGCATGCAAGCACCAATGCTATGGCCTTCGCGAACAAGCTGAAATCCAAGTACTCGATGTTTCATGCGCCTGCATTGGTGGCAAACGAAGAGACCGGTTTGCTGTTGCGTAGAGAGCCGGAGATTGCAAATGTACTTGAGCTTGCCCGAAGCAGCCGCGTAGCGGTCGTAAGCATCGGTGAAGTAAGTGAAGGGGCGACCATGGTCAAATCGGGGAGCTTTAGCGGGGAGGATATGACGGTTCTGAAAAAGCGGGGGGCTGTTGCCAATCTGTGCGCTTCCTTTCTGGATGAAAGAGGACAGGTGATCGACTTCCCGGGCAGCAGCAGGCTGATTGGCTTGACCGCTCAGGAACTTCGCGCGATACCTACGGTCATCGGAATTGCCGGGGGAGCAGCTAAAATCATGGCAATTACAGCAGCACTCAAAGGTAAATGGATTGATGTACTGGTAACGGATTCGGAGACGGCGCGAGATGTTATTTCCATGTCATCATCCATCGAATGAAACGGGAAAGGAGAATAGTAATGTCCGAGTATAAAACGATATTTCAAACGATATCCGCTACGGCTGAAGCAGTTGTAGAAGACAATGGTTACTATGGTAATTACGGAGGCTCGTTCATACCTGAAATCCTTGTCCCTGCATTTGCGGAAATCAAGGAGCATTTTGAAGCCATTAAACAGGATGAAGCGTTCTGGAAAGAGTATTGTTCACTGCTGGCGGATTACTCGGGGCGCCCTACTCCGCTTACTTATGCGGATCGGCTAACCGATTATTTCGGCCGTGCCAAAATTTATATTAAACGCGAGGATTTGAATCATACCGGCGCCCACAAGTTGAATAACGCGCTCGGTCAAGCCATGCTTGCGAAGAAAATGGGGAAAACGCGCGTCATAGCCGAAACGGGGGCGGGACAGCATGGAGTGGCTACCGCTACCGCAGCGGCGAAGCTCGGGCTCTCGGCTACCATTTATATGGGCCGGGAAGATATGGAACGTCAGTATTCCAATGTCTTTTGGATGAAACGGCTGGGGGCTGAAGTCATCGCCGTCGATTACGGTTCACGAACGTTGAAGGATGCGATCAACGAAGCGTTGAGAGACTGGGTTTCCAGCTTTGAAACGACGCATTACGTTCTGGGAACCGCATCGGGTGCGCATCCTTTCCCCGCCATTGTGTCTTACTTTCAGGCCGTGATTGGCATAGAAGCCAAGGAACAGATTTTGCGGGCGGAAGGCAGGCTGCCAAGCCGGGTCTACGCCTGTGTGGGCGGCGGATCGAACGCCCTCGGTGTGTTTCAAGCGTTCTATCCGCATGATGATGTTGAGCTGGTGGGGGTTGAGGCAGGCGGGCAGGGCAAGGGGTCTGGCAGGCATGCGGCCCGGATTGCGTACGGTGAGGGCAGAGCCGGCGTCGCTCAAGGCTTTAAAACCCTTTTTCTGCAAAATAACGACGGGCAAATGAATGATACGTACAGCCTTGCCGCAGGTCTGGATTATGTAGGAGTATCTCCGATCTTGGCCGACTTGTCAGAGCGGGGCAGGGTGCGGTTCACGGCTGCTACCGATACGGAGGTAGTGGAAGCGCTGGAAATAATCATGAAGACGGAAGGGCTAATTCCTGCGCTGGAGTCCACGCATGCTTTTGCGGGAGCGTTTAACGATATCACGGAATCTTCGGGGTCTGATATCTTCATAATTAATATGTCCGGACGAGGGGATAAAGATATTTTTAATGTAGCGGAGGGATTGAATGATGATGAATGGAAAGCATTTATCCGGAGAAAAGCCCGGCAGTTCGAAGATGGGGCTCGCTGAACGGATAACGGTCAGACAATCCGGGAAACCGATACAAATGATGACTCACCAAATTCTCGGTTACCCGGATTTTGACACGAATTACGAAATGATCCGTTTGTTTCAAGAGAGCGGCGTCCACCTTGTCGAGCTTCAATTACCTTTCTCGGAGCCTATTGCGGATGGTCCGGTGTTTCTACATGCAAATCAGGCTTCACTGGCAAGCGGCACAACAACGAAACAATGCCTGGAATTCGCGGGGCGTGTGGTCACGGATTTTCCCGGCCTCTCCTTTTTGTTCATGACTTATTATAATGTTGTCATTCAGTATGGAATTGAAGATTTCGTTAAAGAGTGCGCCGCAATAGGCATTCAGGGTCTGATTGTGCCGGATGCCTATCCTGAGGAGAGCCATGAATTTATGGAGGCTTGCCGTAAGCATAGGGTGGAGCCGGTTCTGATCGTTACACCGTATACAACCAGCGAACGCCTTGCTTATCTGTCGGCAGAAACCGGCGGTTTTCTGTACTGTGCGGCGCGAAAGGGAGTGACCGGGACGAAGACCTCGTTTGGCAAGGAGACAGAAGCATTTATCACTCGTGTCCGCGGCATGGCCAGAACCCCGATCGCTGTAGGATTCGGTATCCAAAGCGATCAAGATGTGCGCTTTTTAGAGGGCAAATGCGATATCGCGATCATCGGGACACAGCTCCTTAACGTACTGGAGCATGAGGGGCTTTCCGGTGTTAAGCGTTTCTTACAAACGATAATTCCGGCCTGACCATCCGTTTCGCTATATATTGAACAACAAAAGAGGCTATCTCTTGAAGCAGTAAAAACTGCTTTTGGAGCAGCTTCTTTTTTGTGCGTGTAAACGAACGATTAACGGTCATAAAAACGAACGATATCCATAGAATGAAAGGACTAATAGTTGACATGTTCTATATAAAGAACTAAAATTGATGAATAATGTTCTTTATTGAAGTCATTCTTTAAAGTGGGTGAACATGTGGAAGATGAGAACGAGGTATACGAAAAGGCACCTTCATCCAGAGTTCCGGTCAAGGAAATTAATCTAAAGGAATGGGCTGCGGTTATTAGAAGGAGATTATGGATTATTTTGCTCACGACCGTCCTTCTCGCCGTGCTGGGTGGTCTGTACAGCTCACAGCCAGAAGTGCCCCTGTACTCTTCTTCGGCAAGAATTATGATTCCCGCAGCTACTCCGGAACAGCTGAGCACAATCAAAGTGTTCATTCGCGAACCGGTGGTTCTGGAACGCGTGATCCAGGAGTCGGGTATCCGAAGGTCGGCTGGAGGCTTGCGCAATCAGATCAGTGTAGGAAGCGTTGACAATTCCATTATTACAATCATTTCGGTTGTTGACCCGGACCCTGCCGTCGCGCCGCAAATCGTCAATGCCGTCGTGCGCGTGTTTACCGAGGAAGTGAGTAAGCGTATGGGCTTTAACGGAATCAGCGTTCTTACGGAAGCGGTAGAATCGCCGAATCCCGCACCCATCAATCCGCCGAGCAATCGTGCGCTGATCGCAGGGATAATAGCCGGTCTTGTCATTGGTTTGGGTCTTGCCCTTTTGCTCGAATCACTGGATGATACCCTCCGCTCCGAAAGAGATCTTGAACGGATATTGGGCGTAGATTCACTGGGAGTCGTTCCTAAATTGCAGCGTAAAGATTCTTTCGGCAATTCAAGGCGGAAAAATGAGTATGTGCGAGGTGAAGCCATTGGCTCATAGGGAGAAAAAGTTGGATTCACGGGCGATATACAGCTGCTTTATTGTTCATAACAGTCCCACAGCGGCTGCTGCCGAGCAATACAGAAGGATACGGAATAACATTCGGATTGCAGCGGGAAAGAAGGAGCAGATCTCCCTCGTAATCACATCTCCTTCGCCGGGAGAAGGGAAGACGACCTCCGCCGTAAATTTGGCCGTCAGCTTCGCTCAGCGGGGAGATAAGGTACTGCTGGTGGACGCCAATGTCAGGAACCCTATTCTGGGTCAGGTATTCAGCATAAAACAATGGCCCGGACTCGCCGATGGATTAGCTTCCAACATTGATTTTGAGGAATCCGTATATCTCACGGATATTGAGAGACTGTCCATCGTTCCCGGCGGGTCGCATCTGCCGGGCGCAGCGGATCTGCTTGATTCGCAGGCGATGTCGGAATTTCTGGATCGGGCAAGAAAGGAATACACCGTTATTCTGTTTGACTGCTCCGCGGTATTGGAAACACCCGATGCTATCGCGCTGGCGGGCCGGTGCGATGGGGTCGTATTGGTTGTCAGCAGCGGGAAGACGCAGCAGAAGAAAGCCCTCGAGGCCAAGCGCTTATTGGATTTTGGGAAGGTAAGGATATTAGGAAGCTTGCTTAATCGGGGTTAGGAACAGTGACAGCCGCTGGATTGATTTGTTTTGGGAGGGAGTGGACGAACGTTGTTTCGTAAGCATCGGCTAACTATTTTAATGTTATTGGATTCATTTATTGTGTTGACGGCTATTTTCGCAGGAAGCTTCCTGGTGAACGCCTCTTTTAATGTATTTACACATCCGGTGATTATCAGTTCGGTCGCATTGCTCCTGAGTCATCATCTCTTTGCCTTTGTATACCATTTGTACAAGAAAGCCTGGGAATATGCCAGCGTTGAAGAAATTATCTTCATTAGCAAAGTGGTCACGTTCTCCATGATTGCCGCGGCTACCGTTCAATTGGTTCTCTCAGGCAACGTTCAATACCGTCTGCTGCTGGTGACATGGCTGCTGCATATGATATTGATCGGCGGGTCGCGTTTTTGCTGGCGGATCATCAGAGCCGCTCATGACAAGCAGGAGACACAGAGCGAGCCGGATAACGCCAAGCGGACGCTGATCATCGGTGCGGGCGCGGCCGGAACGATGGTTGCAAGACAGCTCATGTCCGGTTCGAACAAGGCGCTGAAACCTATCGCTTTTATTGATGACAATTTGAACAAGCTCGGTCTCGATATCATGGGGATTCCCGTTGTCGGCGGAACAGCTGATATTGTAGAGCTGGCTGAACGGTTTCAAATTGAACATATTGTCATCGCGATTCCTTCGCTTTCCAAAAACGGGCTAAAAACCATTTATGACGAATGCACCAAGACCTCCGCCAAGACACAAACCATTCCTATGCTGGAGGATATAGCGAGCGGCAAAGTCGCCGTCAGCCAATTCAGGGACATTCAGGTCGAAGATCTTCTGGGCCGGGAAGCGGTTCAGCTTGACCTTGACCGAATTTCCGACTATGTCACGGGAAAGGTTGTCCTCGTCACGGGAGCAGGCGGCTCCATCGGTTCCGAGGTATGCAGGCAAATCTCCAAATTCCGGCCGAAAAAGCTGGTGCTGCTCGGTCACGGAGAGAACAGCATCTATACGATTGAAATCGAGCTGAAAGCGAAGTTCCGGGATTCCGGCATCCAGTTCTATACCGAAATCGCGGATTTACAGGATGAAAGCAAGATTATCAGCTTAATGGAGCTGCATCATCCGGATGTTGTCTATCATGCCGCGGCTCACAAGCATGTGCCGCTCATGCAGCGCAATCCCGAGGAAGC from Paenibacillus sophorae encodes:
- a CDS encoding S-layer homology domain-containing protein, with the translated sequence MKKTAVLLIMFLIAAILAPASPQAKAASPALFSDISPKHWAQKEISRLQEQQLIGGYNDGTFRPDKPITRAEAVKLIVQASHIEVDANADSDSQQAPPDVPSSYWAYPYIEAAKENNLITGYMDGSFHPGDTLTRADSAVLIARAFKLDSQGTDTASRVADIGNHWAAPFISKLIANGIAVGDENGRFQPSKKVTRIEFTALLARALYQDLRIGAAAGSPEKSAEPSASPSAAKTADVSAGGPADAGSGSPVGAGGGAPIGGGGGAAPAPTPSPSPLPSASPEPVTGAPAPEPEPEPAPEPSLTPAPEPTPSPSQAPILQEVSGLKPYNDDTRLSFTWINPSYPGFKAVNIYKEGILKATTTDAFYQEAGLLPGSVYKYVLKTVNMSGLESSGTELQVTMDPASLPSPPAALSAAASDGAALLHWTENDESGIIGYNVYLDGRQYNTAAVTDATYTLDGLNNGQNYSLYVTAVNGNELESEPSVTVDVTPQAVDSSAPAEISQVSAVDDGKSVTLTWNNPASPDFDHVDIYLDGVLIGSSTSGSYKAGGLLGETDYSFTLRTVDRSGNASQGITLSIRTKDITQPAAPVQVSAAGGPSKVSVSWAANTESDLAGYNVYVNGQQMNTEPLIQNFYVASGLDFGTKYNIQVEAVDTSGNRSPLSGTASASPTHYLIDLARWGIYNDGTHPVETVKGINNALAWAHQNGITATTLPPGTYLIDKDSRIAMVGNMLFDLPMDAILQKETNGKERYDVMYVGYGASNVTLRGGTYLGDKLTHDYSQREPHNSGTHEGGYGIFVEGAANTTIDGVKAMYFTGDGLVLGGYGTMFKDLYAASFVSGGIDGSGQPRSDSTKIRTKEGIYFTNPIFKTERTFEISNLINLPGGFTVYFYRADGTFMMSQPATARQTMTIPAGAAYFHLVFNKASSTGAYLEAWNRTVCQNTVVKNSEFAYNRRQGITVGGANNAQIINNILHDMKGTAPQSGIDVEGGFGQNGSLNTSIYIKNNDFYNNAAYDVILYDGHDVTVEGNHIASKGAIGLAVSDSFRNAMAVNNHFDGSRIVAYHDATFLNNRLNDSYTYFAGPNVIIDGMEITNGTLSVSARTTNGVKVSNVNINITKNVDAGFAVNGKGIEASNVTITGKGALATFKGSTTESSVFNNIKVLGFNSAYGMTLPQGTYTNSVFEAADGSRFGQTIVANGKYSFDNCTFTSNTTGNAALIASHANLDLKITNSRFNVKGDASAVTVETANKIVLANNTVTAMNLTRTATELIKINDYWKRNDPADVLNATITGNTITSNIAAVGISTIYAGVGAPPYTVTNNILNKAVLALKSNDVQSGNIQR
- a CDS encoding right-handed parallel beta-helix repeat-containing protein, which codes for MRKQLWKFILPIIVVLLGLLPLEIYGQDSPNPPEATINLAKWNIYNDGTHPVETTKGINEALRSLHNDGVKMVTLPSGTYLIDKDSRINMVSDMMFIMPDDAVLQKEASGKERYETMFLGYGVNNVTLQGGTYSGDKQQHDFSKKDNPHSAGTHENGYGILLEGASNVVIDGVKTVNFTGDGMAIGGVGKLIKDLYEGWFVSGALDAKGNAVSDKNKVRTKKPIPLTAPILQSEKLFEISNVQKLAPSFEVYFYQNNGKFIKKISAKVRDQMAIPTGAAYCHLVFNQASYKGGYLEVWNRVVSRNITVRNSESAFNRRQGITVGGADNVLITGSLFHDIKGTAPQSGIDVEGGYGENGYLNTNITIKNNQFYNNAVYDVILYDGRNAWVDGNHFASKEAIGLAVSPPFTNAWVSGNHFDGARIYAYHDVTLRNNELNDSITYFEGPNIVIDGMEITNGTLALSAKDAYGIKVSNVNINITKKVDAGLSISKNPLRLSNVTITGEPALRSFTGNTVSGSVFDHLKITRYNSAYGLSLPPGTYKDCQFEASEEGKFGTLSAVLAGDYVFDGCTFKGNVQGAGLLYAENKQLNLTVKNSTFELPGSAQAVSIQAARSAVVENNVVNANNLASNSTELIKINDYWKRNDPYDVLSAVIRKNKITTNLPAKGISTEYAGVGAPPYTIEDNILVKAKLSLKANDRFNNNILQ
- a CDS encoding sugar-binding transcriptional regulator, whose protein sequence is MTEKNKDRFRLLVKICQLYYEEGLNQMEIAKRLGISRPHVSRMLTVAKNEGIVRISINNPFSAEQELEKSIIGAFGIQDALVVDSSETEPAGLPALLGRTGAALIESVLRDGDIVGVMAGHTIGCAAEETDYFARDGLQFVPLVGGWGSDGAAWHASTNAMAFANKLKSKYSMFHAPALVANEETGLLLRREPEIANVLELARSSRVAVVSIGEVSEGATMVKSGSFSGEDMTVLKKRGAVANLCASFLDERGQVIDFPGSSRLIGLTAQELRAIPTVIGIAGGAAKIMAITAALKGKWIDVLVTDSETARDVISMSSSIE
- the trpB gene encoding tryptophan synthase subunit beta, with protein sequence MSEYKTIFQTISATAEAVVEDNGYYGNYGGSFIPEILVPAFAEIKEHFEAIKQDEAFWKEYCSLLADYSGRPTPLTYADRLTDYFGRAKIYIKREDLNHTGAHKLNNALGQAMLAKKMGKTRVIAETGAGQHGVATATAAAKLGLSATIYMGREDMERQYSNVFWMKRLGAEVIAVDYGSRTLKDAINEALRDWVSSFETTHYVLGTASGAHPFPAIVSYFQAVIGIEAKEQILRAEGRLPSRVYACVGGGSNALGVFQAFYPHDDVELVGVEAGGQGKGSGRHAARIAYGEGRAGVAQGFKTLFLQNNDGQMNDTYSLAAGLDYVGVSPILADLSERGRVRFTAATDTEVVEALEIIMKTEGLIPALESTHAFAGAFNDITESSGSDIFIINMSGRGDKDIFNVAEGLNDDEWKAFIRRKARQFEDGAR
- the trpA gene encoding tryptophan synthase subunit alpha, with protein sequence MMMNGKHLSGEKPGSSKMGLAERITVRQSGKPIQMMTHQILGYPDFDTNYEMIRLFQESGVHLVELQLPFSEPIADGPVFLHANQASLASGTTTKQCLEFAGRVVTDFPGLSFLFMTYYNVVIQYGIEDFVKECAAIGIQGLIVPDAYPEESHEFMEACRKHRVEPVLIVTPYTTSERLAYLSAETGGFLYCAARKGVTGTKTSFGKETEAFITRVRGMARTPIAVGFGIQSDQDVRFLEGKCDIAIIGTQLLNVLEHEGLSGVKRFLQTIIPA
- a CDS encoding YveK family protein — translated: MGEHVEDENEVYEKAPSSRVPVKEINLKEWAAVIRRRLWIILLTTVLLAVLGGLYSSQPEVPLYSSSARIMIPAATPEQLSTIKVFIREPVVLERVIQESGIRRSAGGLRNQISVGSVDNSIITIISVVDPDPAVAPQIVNAVVRVFTEEVSKRMGFNGISVLTEAVESPNPAPINPPSNRALIAGIIAGLVIGLGLALLLESLDDTLRSERDLERILGVDSLGVVPKLQRKDSFGNSRRKNEYVRGEAIGS
- a CDS encoding CpsD/CapB family tyrosine-protein kinase → MDSRAIYSCFIVHNSPTAAAAEQYRRIRNNIRIAAGKKEQISLVITSPSPGEGKTTSAVNLAVSFAQRGDKVLLVDANVRNPILGQVFSIKQWPGLADGLASNIDFEESVYLTDIERLSIVPGGSHLPGAADLLDSQAMSEFLDRARKEYTVILFDCSAVLETPDAIALAGRCDGVVLVVSSGKTQQKKALEAKRLLDFGKVRILGSLLNRG
- a CDS encoding polysaccharide biosynthesis protein; this encodes MLLDSFIVLTAIFAGSFLVNASFNVFTHPVIISSVALLLSHHLFAFVYHLYKKAWEYASVEEIIFISKVVTFSMIAAATVQLVLSGNVQYRLLLVTWLLHMILIGGSRFCWRIIRAAHDKQETQSEPDNAKRTLIIGAGAAGTMVARQLMSGSNKALKPIAFIDDNLNKLGLDIMGIPVVGGTADIVELAERFQIEHIVIAIPSLSKNGLKTIYDECTKTSAKTQTIPMLEDIASGKVAVSQFRDIQVEDLLGREAVQLDLDRISDYVTGKVVLVTGAGGSIGSEVCRQISKFRPKKLVLLGHGENSIYTIEIELKAKFRDSGIQFYTEIADLQDESKIISLMELHHPDVVYHAAAHKHVPLMQRNPEEAVKNNIIGTMNVARAASLVGVGTFVMISTDKAVNPTSVMGSTKRIAEMIIQHQDRFSSTKFVAVRFGNVLGSRGSVIPLFRKQIEQGGPVTVTHPDMVRYFMTIPEASRLVIQAGALARGGEIFVLDMGEPVKIVDLAKNLIRMSGYSLEEIGIEFTGMRPGEKLYEELLRDTEVHEVQVYPKIYVGRSYEVNFESINHLLKVYDSLSIEELRSMLLDIANNRFEMAPLMKATVV